The following proteins are encoded in a genomic region of Streptomyces sp. SLBN-31:
- a CDS encoding SDR family oxidoreductase, protein MTTALITGSTAGIGAAFARRLAGDGHNLVLVARDTKRLREQATELHDRHGIEAEVLTADLATDDGIETVAARLADRNNPVDLLVNNAGFGNKGRYLDVSMADELKMLKVHCEAVLRLTSAATEAMRERGRGGVVNVASVAAFVPRGTYGASKAWVVQFTQGAAKDLAGSGVRLMALCPGFVRTEFHQRAGMGTDNIPGWMWLDADKLVASALGDLARGKSLSIPDPRYKALMGLVKVTPRALLGGITSRTGRKYGPQ, encoded by the coding sequence ATGACAACGGCTCTGATTACGGGATCGACCGCGGGCATCGGCGCGGCCTTCGCACGGCGGCTGGCGGGTGACGGGCACAACCTGGTGCTCGTCGCGCGCGACACCAAGCGGCTGCGGGAGCAGGCGACCGAGCTGCACGACCGGCACGGCATCGAGGCCGAGGTCCTCACGGCCGACCTCGCGACGGACGACGGCATCGAAACGGTCGCCGCCCGCCTCGCCGACAGGAATAACCCCGTCGACCTGCTGGTCAACAACGCCGGCTTCGGCAACAAGGGCCGCTACCTCGACGTCTCCATGGCCGACGAGCTGAAGATGCTCAAGGTCCACTGCGAGGCGGTCCTGCGACTGACGTCGGCGGCGACCGAGGCGATGCGGGAGCGGGGGCGCGGCGGGGTCGTCAACGTCGCCTCCGTGGCCGCCTTCGTGCCGCGCGGCACGTACGGGGCGTCCAAGGCGTGGGTCGTGCAGTTCACCCAGGGGGCGGCGAAGGACCTCGCGGGCAGCGGGGTCCGGCTGATGGCGCTGTGCCCGGGCTTCGTGCGCACGGAGTTCCACCAGCGGGCCGGGATGGGCACCGACAACATCCCCGGCTGGATGTGGCTCGACGCGGACAAGCTGGTGGCGTCGGCGCTGGGCGATCTGGCGCGGGGGAAGTCGTTGTCGATCCCCGACCCCCGGTACAAGGCGCTGATGGGGCTCGTGAAGGTCACCCCGCGGGCGCTGCTGGGCGGGATCACCTCACGGACCGGGCGCAAGTACGGGCCT
- a CDS encoding sigma-70 family RNA polymerase sigma factor has translation MRDDEAVQAAGAIGPLVHRAVDGDEQATHDLLAHVHPLALRYCRTRLSRLPGDARHFVEDLAQEVCVAVLLALPRYRDTGRPFEAFVFAIAAHKVADLQRAAMRHPGSTAVPSDEMPERPDDSLGPEERALLSSDAEWAKKLLANLPENQRELLLLRIAVGLTAEETGQMLGMSPGAVRVAQHRALSRLRALAEQ, from the coding sequence ATGCGCGACGACGAGGCGGTCCAAGCCGCAGGGGCGATCGGGCCACTCGTCCATCGCGCCGTAGACGGGGACGAGCAGGCCACGCACGACCTGCTCGCCCATGTCCACCCGCTGGCGCTGCGGTACTGCCGCACCCGTCTGTCCCGCCTTCCGGGCGACGCGCGCCACTTCGTCGAGGACCTCGCACAGGAGGTCTGCGTCGCCGTCCTGCTCGCGCTCCCGCGCTACCGGGACACCGGGCGGCCCTTCGAGGCGTTCGTCTTCGCCATCGCCGCGCACAAGGTCGCCGACCTGCAGCGGGCGGCGATGCGGCATCCGGGCTCGACGGCGGTCCCGTCCGACGAGATGCCCGAGCGGCCGGACGACTCACTGGGCCCGGAAGAGCGCGCGCTGCTCAGCAGCGACGCCGAATGGGCCAAGAAACTGCTGGCCAACCTGCCGGAGAACCAGCGGGAGCTGTTGCTGCTGCGCATCGCGGTGGGCCTCACGGCCGAGGAGACCGGCCAGATGTTGGGAATGTCACCCGGAGCGGTCCGGGTGGCGCAGCACC
- a CDS encoding response regulator transcription factor, with translation MTSVLVCDDSPLAREALRRAVATVPGVERVTTAANGEEVLRRWGADRSDLILMDVRMPGLGGVETVRRLLSADPGARIIMLTVAEDLDGVALAVAAGARGYLHKDASRAELRATVTQALADPTWRLAPRRLRSAEMGAAPTLTAREIQVLEGMSHGRSNAEIGRELFLSEDTVKTHARRLFKKLGASDRAHAVALGFRWGLVR, from the coding sequence ATGACATCCGTCCTCGTCTGCGACGACTCCCCGCTTGCCCGAGAGGCGCTGCGCCGCGCGGTCGCGACCGTACCCGGCGTCGAGCGCGTGACGACCGCGGCCAACGGCGAGGAAGTCCTCCGCCGCTGGGGCGCGGACCGTTCGGACCTGATTCTGATGGACGTACGCATGCCCGGTCTGGGCGGCGTCGAGACCGTGCGCCGGCTGCTGTCGGCCGACCCCGGCGCGCGCATCATCATGCTGACCGTCGCCGAGGACCTGGACGGCGTGGCGCTCGCGGTCGCCGCCGGAGCGCGCGGCTACCTCCACAAGGACGCCTCGCGCGCGGAGTTGCGCGCGACCGTGACCCAGGCGCTCGCGGACCCGACCTGGCGGCTCGCCCCGCGGCGGCTGCGGTCCGCCGAGATGGGCGCGGCGCCGACGCTCACAGCGCGTGAGATCCAGGTGCTCGAAGGCATGAGCCACGGGCGGTCCAACGCGGAGATCGGGCGGGAGCTCTTCCTCTCCGAGGACACCGTGAAGACGCACGCGCGACGGCTGTTCAAGAAGCTGGGTGCGTCGGACCGGGCGCATGCGGTGGCGCTCGGCTTCCGGTGGGGTCTGGTTCGTTAG
- a CDS encoding LysR family transcriptional regulator, which translates to MIEARHLRVLRAVATTGSFSAAGRELGCTQPAVSQQMKALESSVGTPLLVRSGREMRLTQAGEALVRHANGILAGLTAAEEEVAAIAGLRAGRVRLVSFPSGSSTLVPAALAALRAAHPGTRVFLEEAEPPASVEMLREGECDVALAFRYEGAAGAEEWDDLVVRPLLTDRLVGLVPERHRLAGAGSVGIGELAEEPWIAGCPRCRGQLVEVCEGAGFTPRIDFATDDYPAVVGLVGAGLGVAVLPQLALESVRPRHARVLTLRPAVRREIVALTLPDLAQVPAVAATLEQLGRAAARQ; encoded by the coding sequence GTGATCGAAGCCCGACATCTGCGCGTGCTGCGCGCCGTCGCCACCACCGGCTCCTTCTCCGCGGCTGGGCGCGAACTGGGCTGCACCCAGCCCGCTGTCAGCCAGCAGATGAAGGCCCTGGAGTCATCCGTCGGCACCCCGCTGCTCGTGCGCAGCGGGCGGGAGATGCGGCTGACCCAGGCGGGCGAGGCGCTCGTGCGGCACGCCAACGGCATCCTGGCCGGGCTCACCGCCGCCGAGGAGGAGGTGGCCGCCATCGCCGGACTGCGGGCGGGGCGCGTCCGGCTCGTGTCGTTCCCCAGCGGCAGCTCCACCCTCGTACCGGCCGCCCTCGCCGCCCTGCGCGCCGCCCATCCCGGCACCCGCGTCTTCCTGGAGGAGGCCGAACCGCCCGCGTCCGTGGAGATGCTGCGCGAGGGCGAGTGCGACGTGGCGCTCGCCTTCCGCTACGAGGGCGCGGCGGGCGCCGAGGAGTGGGACGACCTCGTCGTACGGCCGCTGCTGACCGACCGGCTCGTCGGACTGGTGCCGGAGCGGCACCGGCTCGCGGGGGCGGGTTCCGTCGGCATCGGGGAGCTGGCCGAGGAGCCCTGGATCGCCGGATGCCCGCGCTGCCGGGGGCAGTTGGTGGAGGTGTGCGAGGGGGCCGGCTTCACCCCCCGGATCGACTTCGCCACCGACGACTATCCGGCCGTCGTGGGCCTCGTCGGCGCCGGCCTGGGCGTCGCCGTCCTGCCGCAGCTCGCCCTGGAGTCCGTACGGCCGCGCCACGCGCGCGTGCTCACGCTCCGGCCGGCGGTGCGGCGCGAGATCGTGGCGCTGACCCTGCCCGACCTGGCCCAGGTGCCGGCGGTGGCGGCGACGCTGGAGCAGCTCGGGCGCGCGGCGGCCCGGCAGTAG
- a CDS encoding WhiB family transcriptional regulator, with protein sequence MADFSRLPGPNADLWDWQLLAACRGVDSSLFFHPEGERGAARSARENSAKEVCMRCPVRAQCAAHALAVREPYGVWGGLTEDEREELMGRARNRLVSAMAGSGDSVSNN encoded by the coding sequence ATGGCAGATTTCTCCCGCCTTCCCGGACCGAACGCGGACCTGTGGGACTGGCAGCTCCTGGCCGCCTGTCGCGGGGTGGACAGCTCGCTCTTCTTTCATCCGGAGGGCGAGCGAGGCGCGGCCCGGAGCGCTCGCGAGAACTCGGCCAAGGAGGTCTGCATGAGGTGCCCGGTGCGCGCGCAGTGCGCGGCGCACGCGCTGGCGGTGAGGGAGCCGTACGGCGTGTGGGGCGGCCTGACCGAGGACGAGCGCGAAGAACTGATGGGACGGGCCCGGAACCGGCTGGTCTCGGCGATGGCCGGCAGCGGGGACAGCGTCTCGAACAACTGA